The sequence GCCCGAAGCCCCCATGATAGCGACAAACTCACCAGGGTAGATTTGGAGGTCGATTCCCTTTAAAACCTCAACCGCCAATCCTCCTAGGTTAAAAACACGCGAGACCCCTTTGAGTTCAATAAGAGGCTTTTGCATTAAAACATCCTAGGCGGAGGCACACCACCCCCTTGACGCTCCTTAGCGCTTCCACCCCCTACGGGCTTCACGCCCCCTACCATCACGCGCTCGCCCTCTTTGACTCCAGAGAGAATCTCCGCCTGCAAGCGACTGGTGACTCCAACCTCCACCATTCGTTCCTCAATAGCCCCTTCTAGTGTCACGACACGAACGATTCCCTGTTTGGTCTTTTTACCCCTTTGAAGCTCTAGCGCACCCATGGGCACCAACAGGACATCTTTGACCGAAGAGACGACAAAAAAGACCTGCGTGGTCATATCACTCATCAATCGTCCCTCAGGATTCTCCACATCAAAGAGGGCGTTATAGAGTACGACATTGTTGGTGGTGGTCGGGGTAGGCTCAACCTTATCTAGCTGGCTCATCCATCGCTTATCGCTCCCTAGCGTGGTGAAATAGACCCCCATTCCTTTGCGAAGTCTATTGACATCTGCCTCAGAGACCTGAGCCTTGATCGTCATCACCGAGAGATCAGCGATACGAAGAATCGTTGGAGCCTGTTGGTTGGTGTTGAGCGTCTGCCCTTGACGAGCCGTGATAGAGACAATCGTGCCCGTCATGGGAGCGTAGATTTGGGTGTAGTTGAGATTCGCCTCATCGGCGCGCAAGGTCGATTCGAGCTGCTCAATCTGCGCCTTGATCATCTCTAGTTGCGCCAAAGAGGATTTCCAAGTCGCTTCAGCGCTTTGATACGATTCAAGACTCGTGGCATCACTCTCATAGAGCCCTTTTTGACGGCGATAGTTAAGTTCGGCCAAAACCAACTGAGCCTCTTTGTCGATCTTCTGGGCTTTTTGATATTTGAGTTGGGCACGGCTTGCATCCACCTTGGCTTTATAGACCGTCACATCAATCTCGGCGAGCAGATCACCCTCTTTGACATAGTCACCCACTTGCACATGAATGCGCCGCAACTGCCCTGAAACTTGAGCGCCCACATCCACATACTCTCTTGGCTGAATCGTCCCCGTCGCACTCACGAGATTCTCAATATCCCCTCGCACAACAACTGCGCTAGGAGGAGCGCTCTTGGCACCACGATCACGCCCCACTCCTCCATAGTAGTAGAGAGCCGCCCCTATCAACAGAGCCGCTAAACCTATCCATCCCCAGCACCAACGGTGCCTCACACACAAAGATGCCATAAAGCTCCTCGATAAAACAAAAAAGAATCATTCCCATGATTTTATATAGAATCATCCAAGGGGTGGATTAAAAAAGAGATTCTCGCCTTGGGAAACTAGCCAAAACCAAGGCGAGAAGAGAAGAGTGGAAGATTAAAATTTATACTTTATCGTCAAGAGGGCATTTCGGGGGGCTCCATACGCCAATTGATCATAAAAGCCAACATTGGTGTAGTACTTTTTGTCAAAAAGATTGTTGAGGTTGAGTTGCGCCGAAAACTCCTTGGTGAACTCATATCGAGCCATGAGATTCGCCACCGCAAAAGAGGATTGAGCGATCTCTTCGCTAGCGAGCGTGACGGGATTGGTGGTTAGCGCGTAGCTTCGACTCTCCCAATTCACGCCCCCTCCAACCGTTAGCTTCTCCATCATGGGCAGGCGATAGGTGGTGAAAATCTTTGCCATTCTTTTGGGGTGCTGCGTATTGATCTCCGCTCCATTGGCATCTTGAGTTGAAAAGATTTGAGAGTAGCCCAAAAAGAGATTCCACCCCTCGCCAATCTCGCCTGAAACATCCAGCTCAAATCCCTCACTTTTGGTGCCTTTAGCGGCTTCATGGATGGATTTTCCCGTCACGGGATTGAGCCCCACAAGTTGAGCTAGATTATCCTGCAAGATTCGATAGAGGGTGAATCCTGCATTCAATTTGCCTTCAAAAAACTCTCCCTTGATTCCTGCCTCATAGGTCTCCCCTGTGATCGGATCAAGATAGTTCCCGCTCGCATCTTGGGCATCTTGCGGAGTGAAAATATCCGTGTAGCTCACATAGAGAGAGAAGATATCATTGAGATCATAGATCAAGCCCGCATAGGGGGTGAGGGTGTCGTTGTGCTTATAGCTAAAGCCATTTCCCCACGAAACGCCCTCTCTCTCCCAATAACTCAATCGACTTCCCGCAATGAGCCAGAGGGAATCGGCCAAAGAGAATCGCGCCACTCCATAAAGAGCATTTTGTTTGGTGGTGTAATCCTCGCTAAGGCTCCGATCTCCCCATGCAGGCTCCGCATAGGAGCCATCCCATCCAAAGAAACTTCCAACCAGAGGAGCGCCGCTTCCGCTGTAGCTATAATCCTTGAAATCCTGCTTGGAGTGCGAGAGCCCCCATCCAATCTCATGGGTTCGACCAAGAATCTCCACAGGTCCATTCACCTGCAACACCACATCATCCTGCTCTCTTAAAACATCGTATCGAGCCGCCGAGGCACCAAGTCCCAATCCTGTGCTTTTATCCACGGTACCCGAGAGATAGAGCAGCTTCATGTTGGCCTCATTTTTGGTTCGACTCAAAGCGAGTTTCATGCGCCAATCATTCTCCCATCGATGATTCAAGTCAGCGAAGTAGGTCGTGTGTGCGGTTGCCCATGAAGACCATTGGGCTGCGGTGGTTTTGGAACGATCCCAATCCGTCCTCGTGCCATCGCTATACCAAGAGGGCAAGCCTCCCCATGTGGAGCCCAAAGGTTTGTTTTCTTGGTAGCTTGCCCCTACACTTAGACGCGTTAGAGGGGTGATATCCATATCCACCACTCCATAAAAGACACTCTTCTCCTCGCTAAGCAGATCCATAAAAGAATCTTTGTCCCTGTAGGAGCCGACTACGCGTGCACGAATCGTGCCTTCGGCATTGAGCGGCGTGGTCACATCCACCGTCCCCTGGTAATCATCCCAAGAGCCCACTCCTCCCACCACACTTCCTGTAAACTCTTTACTATCGGCGTGCTTACGAACAAGATTGACCGCGGCGGAGGGATTTCCTGCCCCGCTCATAAGACCTGTCGCTCCTCGCACAATCTCCACGCGATCATAAATCGCTGTATCCATGAGCGTCTCGCCCGCGCTCCATCCCGTAGACCAGTTTTTGGAGATTCCATCAATTTGAATATTGTCAATATCAAAACCTCTAGCCGAAAAACCCGAACGACTGCTATCATAGAGCCTAGAGGAGATTCCTATGGTGTTGTTGACCACATCCGTGAGGGTCTCTAGCCCCTGATCTTCGATTCTTTGACGAGTCATGACGCTCACGGATTGCGGGGTGTCGCGCGCTGATAATCCCAAGCCCGTTGCAGTGGACATCGACTTCATGGTGTAGGATTGGCTCTTCTCGCTGGAGCGATTCTCTGAATCGGCTTGCACCTTGACCGCCTTCAAAGTTTGAGCGTTAAGCAAGGAAATCTTTTGGATGATGATTGTATCCCCTTCGATTCGCCCCTCCAAGCCGCTCCCCTCTAGCAACCTCCGTAGCGCTTCTGAAATCTCCATCCTTCCCGAAACCTCTTGAGATTGTTTCCCCTCAACAATCTCAGAAGCAAAGATTAGCTGCATCTTCGCCTCTTGGGCGAGCTCTTTGAGGGATTGAGCTAGAGACTTAGGGGCGATATTCACGCTCACCTCGGCGGCCACTAGCCATGTGGGCGTAGCCAGCGCCAATATAGCGCTTAACGCTAAGTGTTTCAAATTGATTTGAGATGCTTGCATCTAGACGACTCCTAACTAAGATTGAGAATAATTCTCATACAGTAGAAGACGCTTAAGAGGGGTCAAAACCTGACCTCCATCCAAAAAAAAATTATCGCTGCCCCAGCGAAGAGATACTCTGTCCGCCTCCTGCCTCGCTTCTCACTCTCACGGGGATGATTTTGGGCAGAGCACGGACGAAGCTATCAAGGCGCCTGATCTCAAAGCTCCCCGTGATCCTCATCCTTTTTGCCCCTTCATCTTCCAGCACAATTCCTGTCTCTCCATATCTGGCAAACTCATCAATCGCCTCTTGCAAGGTCACCTCATCAAACTCAAGCCGACCCGCCAAAAAAGGAATCGTTCCCAAAAAGAGCCCTTCTCGCTTAATGATTCCTCCATCACCTTTGATTCTCACTCCTTCGCCCCCAGAGAGCTCTTCAAAAAAGCGATATTCATCCTCGCTAAATCGCTGCCCCACTCTCACTCGCCCCTCTTCGACCGCCACGCTCACACCCTCTTTCAGGTGACGCACGCCAAATTTTGTCCCCACAACCTCCACCGCCAAGTCACCCGCTAGCACCCGAAAGGGTCGTTTGGCACTCTTGCTCACCTCAAAAGCTGCCTGCCCCTCTTCTAGCCTCACCTCTCGGCGATTCTTATAGAATCGAACCCAAACGCGACTCGCGGTATCTAGCACCAAATGGCTCCCATCAGGAAGCTCCACCTCTCTTAGCTCGCCTCTTTGAGTGGCATAATGCCCCTCAAAACTTGGCTGCCCCTCTCTCCATTGTAATCCCGCCACCAGCAGCATACAGGCAAACATTGCCACAACAATTCCCTTTTGCCACGCTCGGCGATTCTTTGGAGTCTCGTATTGGGGATTATTGGCGGCTCTGTTTTTAAGAGGAAGTGAATCAAGCGCTCTCCATGTCCTTTTCATGCGCTCTAAGGCCGCTTGATGCTCAGGCGATTCCCCTAGCCAAGCCTCAAAATCGACCTTTTGCGCCTCATCCAATCCCTCATTGCACCGCACCCACCATGTGGCCGCCTCTTCTCGAATAAGCTCGCTCATCTCTTCTTCTCCGCCTCTTCTAGGGCTCGCTCACACTCTAGGAGCGCCTTGATGATATGCTTCTCGACCATATTCTTGCTAATTCCCATCTTCTCGGCCACCTCTGCTTGGGAGAAGCCCTCTAGCTTGTGAAGCACAAAGGCCTCCTTGCATCGAGGCGGCAGGGAATCAATAGCCCTAAGAAGCGTCTCTTGAAGCTCGAAACTCTCCTCTCCCTGCCACTCCTGCACGCAAGCCCTCGCCTGCTCATGAAGAAGATTCTCTTGGCGCCGATTCCTGCGATATTCATCCACGGCGATATTTTTTGCCGTTTTATAGAGGAGTGCCCTAGGCTTGGCGATAGGAATCTCCTTGGCTTGGAGTGAAAGGACGCGCGCGTAGGCCTCCTGAACAACATCTGAAGCAAGATGAATATCGCCCAAGCTCTTCTGAAAATAGCCCAAAAGCTCTCGATAGTAAGCCTCTAACAATTCATTCCTTGAAAACTATTTTTTAGCCGCTTTGTTAAGCTCCAGCACCTTCTGCCACTGCTCTGGTGTTAGCACCTCTTGAAAAATGCCAATCACTTCAAGCTTCACATCCATCGCCTCTCGCTTCAAAACCGCCACCTCGTCCATGAGCTTTTTGATCTCTTCTTTCTCACGCTTTTGATCGATTAGGCGTCCGATTCGCTTCTCAAGCAAAAATGCCTCTTGCATCTTCACCTGATAGTGTTCATGCATTAGAGGGCGAACCCTCTCCATGATCTTTGCCACCTGCTCACCCGAGAGATCCAGCGCGCCCGTGCGAACATATTTGTTAGGCATATCAACTTTGACTAGATCGCTCACGCTAAGCGAGCTCTTCTTCTCCTCTTTGACCTCTCCCTGTGCTGGAGCCGCCAAGAGTCCCGCGCTCATGCATAGAGCCAATACAACTCCTCTCATCCCTTCTCCTTTGATTAAAAGTTATA comes from Wolinella succinogenes DSM 1740 and encodes:
- a CDS encoding efflux RND transporter periplasmic adaptor subunit; the encoded protein is MASLCVRHRWCWGWIGLAALLIGAALYYYGGVGRDRGAKSAPPSAVVVRGDIENLVSATGTIQPREYVDVGAQVSGQLRRIHVQVGDYVKEGDLLAEIDVTVYKAKVDASRAQLKYQKAQKIDKEAQLVLAELNYRRQKGLYESDATSLESYQSAEATWKSSLAQLEMIKAQIEQLESTLRADEANLNYTQIYAPMTGTIVSITARQGQTLNTNQQAPTILRIADLSVMTIKAQVSEADVNRLRKGMGVYFTTLGSDKRWMSQLDKVEPTPTTTNNVVLYNALFDVENPEGRLMSDMTTQVFFVVSSVKDVLLVPMGALELQRGKKTKQGIVRVVTLEGAIEERMVEVGVTSRLQAEILSGVKEGERVMVGGVKPVGGGSAKERQGGGVPPPRMF
- the fhuE gene encoding ferric-rhodotorulic acid/ferric-coprogen receptor FhuE → MQASQINLKHLALSAILALATPTWLVAAEVSVNIAPKSLAQSLKELAQEAKMQLIFASEIVEGKQSQEVSGRMEISEALRRLLEGSGLEGRIEGDTIIIQKISLLNAQTLKAVKVQADSENRSSEKSQSYTMKSMSTATGLGLSARDTPQSVSVMTRQRIEDQGLETLTDVVNNTIGISSRLYDSSRSGFSARGFDIDNIQIDGISKNWSTGWSAGETLMDTAIYDRVEIVRGATGLMSGAGNPSAAVNLVRKHADSKEFTGSVVGGVGSWDDYQGTVDVTTPLNAEGTIRARVVGSYRDKDSFMDLLSEEKSVFYGVVDMDITPLTRLSVGASYQENKPLGSTWGGLPSWYSDGTRTDWDRSKTTAAQWSSWATAHTTYFADLNHRWENDWRMKLALSRTKNEANMKLLYLSGTVDKSTGLGLGASAARYDVLREQDDVVLQVNGPVEILGRTHEIGWGLSHSKQDFKDYSYSGSGAPLVGSFFGWDGSYAEPAWGDRSLSEDYTTKQNALYGVARFSLADSLWLIAGSRLSYWEREGVSWGNGFSYKHNDTLTPYAGLIYDLNDIFSLYVSYTDIFTPQDAQDASGNYLDPITGETYEAGIKGEFFEGKLNAGFTLYRILQDNLAQLVGLNPVTGKSIHEAAKGTKSEGFELDVSGEIGEGWNLFLGYSQIFSTQDANGAEINTQHPKRMAKIFTTYRLPMMEKLTVGGGVNWESRSYALTTNPVTLASEEIAQSSFAVANLMARYEFTKEFSAQLNLNNLFDKKYYTNVGFYDQLAYGAPRNALLTIKYKF
- a CDS encoding FecR family protein: MSELIREEAATWWVRCNEGLDEAQKVDFEAWLGESPEHQAALERMKRTWRALDSLPLKNRAANNPQYETPKNRRAWQKGIVVAMFACMLLVAGLQWREGQPSFEGHYATQRGELREVELPDGSHLVLDTASRVWVRFYKNRREVRLEEGQAAFEVSKSAKRPFRVLAGDLAVEVVGTKFGVRHLKEGVSVAVEEGRVRVGQRFSEDEYRFFEELSGGEGVRIKGDGGIIKREGLFLGTIPFLAGRLEFDEVTLQEAIDEFARYGETGIVLEDEGAKRMRITGSFEIRRLDSFVRALPKIIPVRVRSEAGGGQSISSLGQR
- a CDS encoding sigma-70 family RNA polymerase sigma factor; amino-acid sequence: MLEAYYRELLGYFQKSLGDIHLASDVVQEAYARVLSLQAKEIPIAKPRALLYKTAKNIAVDEYRRNRRQENLLHEQARACVQEWQGEESFELQETLLRAIDSLPPRCKEAFVLHKLEGFSQAEVAEKMGISKNMVEKHIIKALLECERALEEAEKKR